From a single Syngnathus scovelli strain Florida chromosome 2, RoL_Ssco_1.2, whole genome shotgun sequence genomic region:
- the LOC125987858 gene encoding kinesin-like protein KIF3B produces the protein MSKSKSSESVKVVVRCRPMNEKELAATYECVVSVDVKFGQIIVRNPREASAGELPKVFTFDSVYDCNSKQLDLYDETFRPLVDSVLQGFNGTIFAYGQTGTGKTYTMEGVKNDPERRGVIPNSFDHVFTHISRSQNQQYLVRASYLEIYQEEIRDLLSKDQARRLELRERPDTGVYVKDLSSFVTKSVREIENVMNVGNQNRSVGSTNMNEHSSRSHAIFVITVECSELGPDGENHIRVGKLNLVDLAGSERQTKTGAQGERLKEATKINLSLSALGNVISALVDGRSSHIPYRDSKLTRLLQDSLGGNARTVMVANIGPASYNVEETLTTLRYSNRAKNIKNKPRVNEDPKDALLRKFQEEIAKLKAQLERRTGKKNKRRHKRRGDCSSGDGHEEASGEEDEVDDNRIDYWREQQEKLERERKAIMEDHSLVAEEKAQLLKEKQKKMEDLKKEQEAGDMLSAKVRAMESKLLVGGKNIVDHTNEQQKMLELKRQEIAEQKRKEREMQQQMECRDEETLELKETYSSLQQEVDIKTKKLKKLFAKLQAVKAEIHDIQEAHINERQELEQTQNELTRDLKLKHLIIENFIPFEEKNKIVNRAFFDDEDEYWKMRPITHIEDEHQMMSRPQSAIGFRRPLSNHARMAMKDSPDVRYKAENILLLGMEMPSRTTKDYQQPVIAPKVAAALEDALKNESDLQVDASGFNSSFAPPASASGSLRKPKSARPRTGKQSNTWTSSFNVHNPPSPIYPQSRGLVPK, from the exons ATGTCCAAAAGCAAGAGTTCGGAGTCAGTGAAAGTAGTGGTCCGTTGTCGCCCCATGAATGAGAAAGAACTGGCAGCCACATATGAGTGTGTGGTGTCTGTTGATGTCAAATTTGGTCAAATTATTGTCCGGAACCCCAGGGAAGCTTCTGCTGGTGAACTGCCCAAAGTTTTCACATTTGATTCAGTCTATGACTGCAATTCAAAGCAACTAGATTTATATGATGAAACCTTTAGGCCCCTTGTGGATTCCGTTCTCCAAGGATTTAACGGAACCATCTTTGCTTATGGACAAACAGGCACAGGGAAAACATACACCATGGAGGGTGTAAAAAATGACCCAGAAAGGAGAGGAGTTATCCCCAACTCATTTGACCACGTCTTCACTCACATTTCAAGATCTCAGAATCAGCAGTACCTGGTGCGAGCATCATATCTGGAGATCTATCAAGAGGAAATCAGAGATTTACTCTCCAAGGACCAAGCTCGACGTTTGGAGTTGAGAGAGAGGCCGGACACTGGCGTTTATGTTAAGGACCTGTCATCATTTGTCACCAAGAGTGTGCGGGAAATCGAAAATGTCATGAACGTGGGCAATCAGAATCGCTCAGTGGGCTCGACCAACATGAACGAACACAGCTCCCGTTCTCACGCCATCTTTGTCATCACTGTAGAATGCAGTGAACTGGGGCCGGATGGGGAGAACCACATCCGAGTTGGCAAACTCAATCTGGTGGATCTAGCCGGTAGTGAAAGGCAGACCAAGACCGGGGCTCAGGGGGAGCGGCTGAAAGAAGCTACGAAAATCAACCTGTCACTTTCTGCTTTAGGGAATGTCATATCGGCTCTGGTGGACGGTAGGAGCAGCCACATCCCTTACAGAGATTCTAAACTCACCCGACTTTTGCAGGACTCTCTTGGAGGCAACGCTCGCACTGTCATGGTCGCCAACATTGGCCCGGCATCTTACAACGTGGAAGAGACTTTAACCACGCTACGCTACTCAAACAGGGCAAAGAACATCAAGAATAAGCCCCGTGTTAATGAGGACCCCAAAGATGCTTTGCTCAGAAAGTTTCAAGAGGAGATTGCAAAACTGAAGGCGCAACTCGAGAGGCGTacaggaaagaaaaacaagaggAGGCATAAGAGGAGGGGCGATTGTAGCAGTGGCGACGGTCACGAAGAAGCCAGCGGAGAGGAAGATGAAGTGGACGACAACAGAATTGATTATTGGCGGGAGCAGCAGGAGAAGCTGGAGAGGGAGAGGAAAGCCATCATGGAGGATCACAGTCTGGTGGCTGAAGAGAAAGCTCAACTCCTGAAGGAGAAGCAGAAGAAAATGGAAGACCTTAAGAAAGAGCAGGAAGCAGGAGACATGTTGTCAGCCAAAGTTCGG GCCATGGAAAGTAAACTTTTAGTTGGAGGGAAGAACATTGTAGATCATACCAATGAGCAGCAGAAGATGCTGGAGCTGAAAAGACAGGAAATTGCTGAACAA AAACGGAAAGAGCGAGAGATGCAACAACAAATGGAGTGTCGAGATGAGGAAACTCTGGAGCTGAAGGAGACGTACAGTtctttgcaacaggaagtcgacATTAAAACCAAGAAACTGAAAAAG TTGTTTGCCAAACTGCAGGCAGTGAAGGCAGAAATCCACGACATCCAGGAAGCGCACATCAATGAGCGCCAGGAGCTGGAGCAGACCCAGAATGAGCTCACCAGAGACCTTAAACTCAA GCATCTGATCATTGAGAATTTCATTCCATTCGAAGAGAAGAACAAAATAGTCAACAGGGCTTTCTTCGACGACGAGGATGAATACTGGAAGATGAGGCCCATCACACATATTGAGGA tgaACATCAGATGATGAGCAGGCCTCAGTCCGCTATTGGTTTCCGAAGGCCTCTCAGTAACCATGCTCGGATGGCCATGAAGGATAGCCCTGACGTGAGATATAAA GCTGAGAACATCCTTCTGTTGGGCATGGAAATGCCATCGCGGACCACCAAAGATTATCAGCAGCCAGTTATCGCCCCAAAGGTAGCAGCGGCTCTGGAAGACGCGCTGAAGAATGAGTCCGATCTTCAGGTTGACGCCTCTGGATTTAATAGCAGCTTTGCACCTCCCGCCAGTGCCAGTGGAAGTCTCAGGAAACCAAAATCGGC TCGACCAAGAACAGGCAAGCAGTCAAACACTTGGACTTCTTCGTTCAATGTTCACAATCCACCCTCTCCAATTTACCCACAATCCCGTGGGCTGGTCCCCAAGTGA
- the LOC125987869 gene encoding protein-L-isoaspartate O-methyltransferase domain-containing protein 2 isoform X1, which translates to MLGIMGGAVSAGEDNDDLIDNLKEAYYIRSDLVERAFRAVDRADYYLDEYRENAYKDLAWRHGNIHLSAPCIYSEVMEALDLHPRVSFLNLGSGTGYLSTMVGLILGPFGVNHGIELHADVIEYAYQKLDSFIKTSDSFDKFEFCEPSFVVGNCLEISPESRQYDRVYCGAGVQKDHEKYVKNLIKVGGILVMPLEEKLTKITRTGPNSWETKKIISVSFAPLIQPKHNVNGKPKTVPLPKYEVRTLQELARFCIRHTLRATSDAGECQSRTRGSSFSVGRGLAVAGLHKYGPRFKRRRVHRRRCNALVLATRQVVGSAMSPASLDSNNNQGGRAEDEEAGRREVRRCRRVARGLMADEEMVEEEVEEEQEEEEEEERETGELLRVQPAVNVLRERILSLPLPEPLKRFLLYYRNK; encoded by the exons ATGTTAG GCATCATGGGTGGAGCTGTGAGTGCCGGCGAGGACAATGATGACTTGATTGACAATCTGAAAGAGGCCTACTACATCCGCTCAGACTTGGTGGAGCGGGCTTTTCGTGCCGTTGACCGCGCCGACTATTACCTCGATGAGTACAGGGAGAACGCCTACAAG GATTTGGCTTGGCGGCATGGGAACATTCACCTGTCAGCTCCATGTATCTACTCTGAAGTGATGGAGGCTTTGGACCTTCACCCTCGTGTCTCTTTCCTAAATCTTGGCAGTGGGACGGGCTATCTCAGTACTATGGTGGGGCTCATACTGG GACCATTTGGAGTGAATCATGGGATTGAGTTGCATGCTGACGTCATCGAGTATGCCTACCAAAAGCTTGATTCTTTCATCAAAACCAGTGACAGTTTTGACAA ATTTGAGTTCTGCGAGCCATCTTTTGTGGTGGGCAACTGTCTGGAGATCTCTCCGGAGAGCCGTCAGTACGACAGAGTTTACTGTGGGGCCGGGGTGCAGAAGGATCACGAGAAATATGTGAAGAACCTAATTAAGGTTGGCGGCATCCTGGTCATGCCGCTTGAGGAAAAG CTGACCAAGATCACCCGCACAGGACCAAACAGCTGGGAGACCAAAAAGATCATTTCTGTGTCCTTTGCTCCTCTCATTCAGCCCAAACACAACGTGAATGGCAAACCCAAGACTGTTCCACTGC CAAAGTATGAGGTACGGACATTACAGGAGCTCGCTCGTTTCTGCATCCGCCATACGCTGCGAGCGACCAGTGACGCAGGAGAATGCCAATCTCGCACCCGCGGCTCCTCGTTTAGCGTGGGCAGGGGTCTGGCCGTGGCCGGGCTTCACAAATACGGCCCTCGCTTCAAACGCCGCCGCGTGCACCGGCGTCGCTGCAACGCCCTCGTCCTGGCCACCCGCCAGGTGGTCGGCAGCGCTATGAGCCCTGCGTCTTTGGACAGTAACAATAACCAGGGAGGGAGAGCCGAGGACGAGGAGGCGGGCCGGAGGGAGGTCAGGCGGTGCAGGAGGGTAGCTCGAGGCTTGATGGCAGATGAGGAGATGGTGGAGGAAGAGGTTgaagaggagcaggaggaagaggaggaggaggagagggagaCCGGAGAACTTCTCCGAGTTCAGCCTGCTGTCAACGTGTTGCGAGAGAGGATCCTCAGCCTTCCGCTGCCTGAGCCTTTGAAGAGGTTCCTCTTGTACTACAGAAACAAGTGA
- the LOC125987869 gene encoding protein-L-isoaspartate O-methyltransferase domain-containing protein 2 isoform X2 yields MGGAVSAGEDNDDLIDNLKEAYYIRSDLVERAFRAVDRADYYLDEYRENAYKDLAWRHGNIHLSAPCIYSEVMEALDLHPRVSFLNLGSGTGYLSTMVGLILGPFGVNHGIELHADVIEYAYQKLDSFIKTSDSFDKFEFCEPSFVVGNCLEISPESRQYDRVYCGAGVQKDHEKYVKNLIKVGGILVMPLEEKLTKITRTGPNSWETKKIISVSFAPLIQPKHNVNGKPKTVPLPKYEVRTLQELARFCIRHTLRATSDAGECQSRTRGSSFSVGRGLAVAGLHKYGPRFKRRRVHRRRCNALVLATRQVVGSAMSPASLDSNNNQGGRAEDEEAGRREVRRCRRVARGLMADEEMVEEEVEEEQEEEEEEERETGELLRVQPAVNVLRERILSLPLPEPLKRFLLYYRNK; encoded by the exons ATGGGTGGAGCTGTGAGTGCCGGCGAGGACAATGATGACTTGATTGACAATCTGAAAGAGGCCTACTACATCCGCTCAGACTTGGTGGAGCGGGCTTTTCGTGCCGTTGACCGCGCCGACTATTACCTCGATGAGTACAGGGAGAACGCCTACAAG GATTTGGCTTGGCGGCATGGGAACATTCACCTGTCAGCTCCATGTATCTACTCTGAAGTGATGGAGGCTTTGGACCTTCACCCTCGTGTCTCTTTCCTAAATCTTGGCAGTGGGACGGGCTATCTCAGTACTATGGTGGGGCTCATACTGG GACCATTTGGAGTGAATCATGGGATTGAGTTGCATGCTGACGTCATCGAGTATGCCTACCAAAAGCTTGATTCTTTCATCAAAACCAGTGACAGTTTTGACAA ATTTGAGTTCTGCGAGCCATCTTTTGTGGTGGGCAACTGTCTGGAGATCTCTCCGGAGAGCCGTCAGTACGACAGAGTTTACTGTGGGGCCGGGGTGCAGAAGGATCACGAGAAATATGTGAAGAACCTAATTAAGGTTGGCGGCATCCTGGTCATGCCGCTTGAGGAAAAG CTGACCAAGATCACCCGCACAGGACCAAACAGCTGGGAGACCAAAAAGATCATTTCTGTGTCCTTTGCTCCTCTCATTCAGCCCAAACACAACGTGAATGGCAAACCCAAGACTGTTCCACTGC CAAAGTATGAGGTACGGACATTACAGGAGCTCGCTCGTTTCTGCATCCGCCATACGCTGCGAGCGACCAGTGACGCAGGAGAATGCCAATCTCGCACCCGCGGCTCCTCGTTTAGCGTGGGCAGGGGTCTGGCCGTGGCCGGGCTTCACAAATACGGCCCTCGCTTCAAACGCCGCCGCGTGCACCGGCGTCGCTGCAACGCCCTCGTCCTGGCCACCCGCCAGGTGGTCGGCAGCGCTATGAGCCCTGCGTCTTTGGACAGTAACAATAACCAGGGAGGGAGAGCCGAGGACGAGGAGGCGGGCCGGAGGGAGGTCAGGCGGTGCAGGAGGGTAGCTCGAGGCTTGATGGCAGATGAGGAGATGGTGGAGGAAGAGGTTgaagaggagcaggaggaagaggaggaggaggagagggagaCCGGAGAACTTCTCCGAGTTCAGCCTGCTGTCAACGTGTTGCGAGAGAGGATCCTCAGCCTTCCGCTGCCTGAGCCTTTGAAGAGGTTCCTCTTGTACTACAGAAACAAGTGA